The DNA segment TTCGTGTCTTCCGACCGAAGCTCTTGAAGTTGTCGAGTACGAGCTCTTTGATGTGCATAGGGGGTCAATGCTCCGCTGACGCCGGTTGGGCACCCGGTGGCGTCATACGGCAGTCCGTATCATGCGATGATGATGTCCGAATCGCCGTCCGTCTCCGGTTCGTCGTTGCGCTGCTCGTCCGTTGGATCGGTTTCCTGGGTGTTAGGTTCTTCGGCCGAGTCCGGCTCCGCGGCTTCCGAATCCGGACTGAACCCCATATCGGCGTCGACGGCGTTCTCCAGTTCCCGAATGCGAACCTTGCACTCGACCAGCTCGTCCGTCAGCCCGTCGACAGTCGCCTGCAGTTGATTGACCTGCTCTTCGAGCTCTTCGACGCGGTTACCGCACATATCCCTACCACACGTCCCCGTCCGGATAAACTTACGTCAGACATTCACATAGCAGCTGATACGTCCTCCCATCCCGGACCCGGACGCGAACGCTTTTCCGGACACCGCTCGGCCCAACAGGTATGAAACGCGGAGGGTCCGACGAACAGAAGCGCGCCGCAGGCGAATCCGCGGTCGACGCCGTCTCGAACGGGATGGTCGTCGGCCTTGGAACCGGAAGCACGACTGCCTACGCGATCCGTAAGCTCGGCAGACTGATCGATGACGGCATGGACATCGAGGGAATCCCGACCTCCTACCAGTCACGGCAGCTGGCCCGCGAGGTCGGGATTCCGCTGACGAGCCTCGAAGACGCGACGCCCGACCTGGCGATCGACGGGGCCGATCAGGTCGCCGACGGGACGCTGATCAAGGGCGGCGGCGCGGCCCATACTCGGGAAAAGCTGGTCGACGCTGCCGCCGACCGGCTGCTCGTCGTCGTCGACCCGACGAAGGAGGCGGACGCCCTCGATCATCCGGTGGCGGTCGAGGTGCTCCCGGACGCCCGGCGGACGGTCGCCGAGGCGGTGACCGATCTCGGCGGCGACCCGCAACTCAGGGCAGCCGAGCGCAAGGACGGCCCCGTCGTCACCGACAACGGCAACCTCGTGCTGGACTGTGACTTCGGGACGATCGAGGATCCGGCGGCGCTTGCGAGGGAGCTCTCGATGGTGCCTGGCGTGCTCGAACACGGCCTGTTTGTCGGGCTGGCCGACGAGATCCACTGTGGGACTGACGACGGCGTTCGCGTGAAGGAGCTATAGCGGGGTCACCCGGGGTGTTCTAGAGGACGATCCCGGTCTGCAGAATTGCGATCAGCGCAGTCAGCGTCGGGATCGAGACGAGCGTCGAGGTGAACACGACCGTCGAGACGTACGATTCCGGCGTGACGCCCTCGACCGAGCCGCCGGAGAACTCGCCAACGAGGATCAGCGGCGTCACGGCCGCCGGCGTCGCACATTCGAGGACGAACACCCGGGCGACAGTCGCCTGCGGCCCCTCCAGTCCGAGTCTGGCAAACGCTGCCAGCGAAAGCAGTGCGACGCCGACGGCGACGGCCGGCGCGAGGACCATCTTCAACGCGTTCGCGCGGACGACGCTGCCCAGGGCGGCCCCGAGTTCGGCGTTCGACAGCTGGATCCCGAGTAACAGCAACATCACGGGGATCGAGGCGTTGCCGACCATCCCGACGGTCTCCATGGTGGCGCTCTCGGCGGGTGGGAGAACCCCAAGCGATCCCGCGACCAGTCCGACGACGACGGCGTAGACGAGCGGGATCGAGAAGATCCGCCGAACGCCCGCCAACGCGCTCTCGTCGCGACCGCGGGCGGCGAGGTAGACCCCGAGCGTGTACAGCAGGACGCTCTGGACGACGATAAAGAGGACAGCCGTCGAGCGACCGACCGAGCCAAAGGCGAAATCGGACAGCGGGATGCCGTAGTTGCCGGCGTTACTGAACGAGCTCGTCAGTACGAACGCCCCGAGCAGGGGTTCGGTCTCGCCGGCGATCCGGCCGATTCCCTCGGCGAGAGCAGCCATCGTCAGGGTGAACCCCGTGACGCCGATGGCCAGCCACAGCAGCGTCTCCCCGCCCAGCGGCGTGGTCGCGACGCTGTGAAAGACCAGTGCCGGCGCGAGCACGTAGACGGTAATCGTGTTCAGCGGCCCGGCGTCGACGTCCTGCGTCCGGCCGAGCGCGTACCCGACCGCGGCGATGGCGATGATCGGCGCGATGGCGGTCGCGAAGATCGACAGCAGTCCCGAGTCGACTGGCGACACGAACGGGAGTCGCCCCGGAGCGTGCTTGTGCGTTGTGGATCGTTCCGGGGTTTGCACGTCTCGGTTCAACTCGCGGCACGTGCGTCGCGGATCGGCCCGATTTTTGTCCCCCGAGCACCCACCGCGAGACATGGCCAAACAGCCACACTTGCTCGTCGAGGAGGGCGACGTTCACGATCTGGCGCTCGTGCCGGGCGATCCCGGCCGCGTCGACCGCATCGCCGACCACTGTGAGGACATCGAACTCGTCGCCGAGAACCGCGAGTACAGGGTCGTCAACGCCACCTACGAGGGGCGACCGCTGACGATCTGTTCGACCGGCATCGGCAGTCCATCGGCCGCGATCGCCATCGAGGAACTGGCCGCGGTGGGCGTCGAGACCGTCCTCCGCGTGGGGACGACCGGCGCGCTCCAGTCGGGCATCGAGATCGGCGACATGATCGTCGCCACGGGCGCAGCCAAAGACGAGGGGACGACCAAACGCTACGAGTCCGCGACCGTTCCCGCCGTGGCCGAGTACGGCGTCCTCTCCGGGCTCGTCGACACAGCTGAACGGATCGAAGACGGGACGACCGGCGGGACCGTCCACGTCGGCCCGCTCGCGACTGACGACGCCTTCTACGCCGAAACGGACGAATACGTCGAGGCCTGGGAGGCGGCCGGGTTGCTGGCCGTCGAAATGGAGGCGGCGGCGCTGTTCACACTTGCCCGCCGGAAGGGGCTCGCCGCTGGCGCGATCTGCACCGTCGACGGCAACCTCGTCGAGGGGACCCAGAAA comes from the Halapricum desulfuricans genome and includes:
- a CDS encoding DUF7518 family protein, which translates into the protein MCGNRVEELEEQVNQLQATVDGLTDELVECKVRIRELENAVDADMGFSPDSEAAEPDSAEEPNTQETDPTDEQRNDEPETDGDSDIIIA
- a CDS encoding AEC family transporter; the protein is MSPVDSGLLSIFATAIAPIIAIAAVGYALGRTQDVDAGPLNTITVYVLAPALVFHSVATTPLGGETLLWLAIGVTGFTLTMAALAEGIGRIAGETEPLLGAFVLTSSFSNAGNYGIPLSDFAFGSVGRSTAVLFIVVQSVLLYTLGVYLAARGRDESALAGVRRIFSIPLVYAVVVGLVAGSLGVLPPAESATMETVGMVGNASIPVMLLLLGIQLSNAELGAALGSVVRANALKMVLAPAVAVGVALLSLAAFARLGLEGPQATVARVFVLECATPAAVTPLILVGEFSGGSVEGVTPESYVSTVVFTSTLVSIPTLTALIAILQTGIVL
- a CDS encoding nucleoside phosphorylase; protein product: MAKQPHLLVEEGDVHDLALVPGDPGRVDRIADHCEDIELVAENREYRVVNATYEGRPLTICSTGIGSPSAAIAIEELAAVGVETVLRVGTTGALQSGIEIGDMIVATGAAKDEGTTKRYESATVPAVAEYGVLSGLVDTAERIEDGTTGGTVHVGPLATDDAFYAETDEYVEAWEAAGLLAVEMEAAALFTLARRKGLAAGAICTVDGNLVEGTQKGETESEELPEKARNNVERAIEIALEAAVKL
- the rpiA gene encoding ribose-5-phosphate isomerase RpiA; its protein translation is MKRGGSDEQKRAAGESAVDAVSNGMVVGLGTGSTTAYAIRKLGRLIDDGMDIEGIPTSYQSRQLAREVGIPLTSLEDATPDLAIDGADQVADGTLIKGGGAAHTREKLVDAAADRLLVVVDPTKEADALDHPVAVEVLPDARRTVAEAVTDLGGDPQLRAAERKDGPVVTDNGNLVLDCDFGTIEDPAALARELSMVPGVLEHGLFVGLADEIHCGTDDGVRVKEL